ACCACGGCGGCGACTGTCTTCTTCCGGGTTGCGACGGCGTGGACGGTCTTTGCCGTGGGCACCGGCGTCCTGCTCGCGGTGCCCCCGATCAATGAAGTTCTGCACGGGACGCACGCGATTGTGGCGCATTCCATGGGTTCCATCATCGGGATCAATGTGATGATCGTGATCGGCGGGTTGGCCAGTGACCTGCCCGCCAATCGATACGCGGTCCAACTGCCTGTCCTTCAACGGCGTGCCCGGTGGTTCAGCGCGATCCTGCTCGCGCTGGTCGTCGTGCTGGCCGCGAGCGGTGTGGTCAAGGGTGTGTTGCGGATCGAGCACGGACATCAGTCCTACCAGCACATCGTGCGTGGCCTATTGGTTCCGTTGCCCGCCATCGGATTGATTCTGAGTCTCGTGGTGATTCGGCTGATGACGCGCATACGTCGGTGTCTGTCGGGTGATCCGCCGGTTGCACCGACAAACGAGTCGCCCGACCGGTGCCAAAGCCCGGGCATGTTCTGTGCAAGCGCCCCTTGCGAGGCGCAGGATTCGATGCGGTCGGAACTGATGGAGGTGCAACGATGAACGCGGGGGCCATGGACTTCGACCGGGAGAAGATCGGCGTCATCGGCGCAGGGGCCATGGGTGTCTGTCTGGCGGCGGTACTCGGTCAGAGCGTACCTGTCGTGATCGTCGCGCGTTCGCCCGAGCGAGCGGAGCAGTTGAAGCGGCACGGGGCGGTGGTGTGCGGGCTCGGAAATGTTCAAAGTCGGCCGCTGGTCGTCTCGGATATCGCCTCGCTCGCGCGGTGCGGGAGCTTCAGCGCGATATTCATCGCGACCAAAACCACATCCATCGATGCGGTTAGTGAGTCCATCCGTCCGCTCCTCGGCGATCTGGGTGGTTCATACGGAGCGCCATTCATCGTGAGCTTTCAGAATGGAATCGGACCCGGCCTTATGCTGAGCAGGCGTTTGATGCATGATCGGGTGTTGCGCATGGTGCTGCACTATGGGGCGCGGCTCACGCCGTCTGGCGCGGCGCAGGTCATCCATACCTCGGTGCCTCACGCGATTGGCGGACCCGACGCCACTCATCTGTGGGCGGCGCAGACGCTCGGGCGTATGTTGACGCTGGGCGGTATGGAGACAATCGCGGTCGAGAGCATCGAGCCGCTCGCCTGGAAGAAGGGCATTATCAACGCGGCGATGAATCCGGTTGCCGCACTCACGGACA
This is a stretch of genomic DNA from Phycisphaeraceae bacterium. It encodes these proteins:
- a CDS encoding ketopantoate reductase family protein, translating into MNAGAMDFDREKIGVIGAGAMGVCLAAVLGQSVPVVIVARSPERAEQLKRHGAVVCGLGNVQSRPLVVSDIASLARCGSFSAIFIATKTTSIDAVSESIRPLLGDLGGSYGAPFIVSFQNGIGPGLMLSRRLMHDRVLRMVLHYGARLTPSGAAQVIHTSVPHAIGGPDATHLWAAQTLGRMLTLGGMETIAVESIEPLAWKKGIINAAMNPVAALTDSSVGEVLDSPARSIVVSLVTEGLAVAAAQVIDLGPNAEADIWRVFESAREHTPSMVEDIRLGRLTEVGQLNRQVIEHAEGCGVAVPGHRMIASLIDAFDWRVFRRSPRYTPSSNRGTEASHAQ